In a single window of the Zonotrichia albicollis isolate bZonAlb1 chromosome 23, bZonAlb1.hap1, whole genome shotgun sequence genome:
- the GIP gene encoding gastric inhibitory polypeptide codes for MSLRALRALPLLLLAGLGAACAEESAGAGPSVPAVRLSRRYSEATLASDYSRTMDHVLRKNFVEWLLARREKKSHDGAELLRREAETPKGAGDGENSDFGTPGAKTFLGWLWKNRDRQSFPALEGSEDLREFWEQEFLTWLLSGELCRPTAA; via the exons ATgtcgctgcgggcgctgcgggcgctgccgctgctgctgctggccgggctgggagcggcGTGCGCGGAGGAGAGCGCGGG TGCCGGCCCGTCTGTCCCCGCTGTCCGTCTGTCCCGCCGTTACTCCGAGGCCACGCTGGCCAGCGATTACAGCCGCACCATGGACCACGTGCTGCGCAAGAACttcgtggagtggctgctggcCCGGCGCGAGAAGAAAAGCCA TGACGGCGCGGAGCTGCTCAGGAGGGAGGCGGAGACCCCAAAAGGGGCCGGGGATGGGGAAAATTCCGATTTTGGAACCCCGGGAGCCAAAACGTTCCTGGGGTGGCTCTGGAAAAACCGGGACAGGCAGAG ttttccagctctggaaggctccgaggacctgagggaattttgggagcaGGAATTCCTGACGTGGCTGCTGTCGGGCGAGCTCTGCAGGCCCAC GGCCGCATAA